The Nicotiana tomentosiformis chromosome 9, ASM39032v3, whole genome shotgun sequence genome contains the following window.
TAATAATGGGATATtcgagattattctcatctattatCTCAATATAAAATTCATTTCGGCGGacatctttaaaactcaacaaattcctcttggacttggaggagaatattgCATTctttatgataagtattgttccattaagcagagttatagtagctcttccagagccttcaattagattactactaccaGAAATTATAGTAACATTTgccttacacatacttaaatgagagaaatatttcttctctttgaatattgtatgtgtcgtacatgaatcaattaagcaaatatttttacaattgaactttgatccaagtttgctTTGAGAGATATCGATATTTGTTTCCCATGGTTTGACATACAAAAAGAagtatatgaataaatattaCTATTTTTAgagggaaaaaataaaataaagttaaacCAATGATTCAATAGTGACCTTTTAATGCAATTTCGAACAAATTTTAATTATGATACAAATAATTACGTAGCAAAAATAATACAGTTATAAGTACATTGAACATATGACAACTACAACAAAATTATTTACAtgtataaattatttatattttcctacaCATTGCATGAAAAAGAATTGATCCGTGTAAGAAAAGAACATACTTAGCTGcttctcttttctttatttctaaTATTTTATCCATGTACGTGAAAAAATTGAGGTACAGATGTACTAGATTTTGTTTTTAAAGGAAGATGGGAATTGAGGGTCAAGTTAGAAAAGTTGTTCCAGGTTGCTTGTAAACTTTTTCTTAAAGAGAATTAAAGTAAcgaaaataaaaatcaaaagtgTTAAAAGATCCCTTAAACTAGGATACTAATTAACTAGATATTACCCCTCATTTGTAAGATTTGTGAAACATTGAATcttcatttaatttttttttcggaAATACATATATTTGTAAGAACTACATAAGCAGTATTATTAAGTGCAATAAAAATTACATGATGTTTATTCATTAGCTACTACGAATAGGCAAATATAAAAATCAAACTACTCAATCATCTTTAACCACGAATCCATCACCGATTAAGTGGTTTATTTTTTCATCAGGATACTAAAAGAAATCTGTCATATCCAAGTGGGTGATGCCAAATTCATTGTCATGGACAAAATTATCTCCAAGGCCTTTATTCTTTAGagatgcttgataaagctcaaccaaataTTTTGGTATGCGACAAATATTTTTCCAATGCCCTTTTCCACCGCAATGATAACATTCAGTTTCTGAACTCTTTGCTTTTGGCTTCTCATCTTTCCCTTTCCACTTTTGGAAGTTATGTTTCTTTGGGGAATGATTAACACTAGAAAAATTTCTTCCTTGTCCATGGCCACGACCATGGCTATGAACAGGGCCACGACCTTTTCCACACTTAGCATAATGAGAATACACTTCATCCACTTTAGGCAATGGTGTAGACCCACTGGATCGATTTTCGTGATTTCTCATAAGCAAGTCGTTGTTTCGTTCAGCCACAAGGAGAAGAGAATTCAACTCAGAgtacttcttgaaacctttctctcgATACTGCTGTTGCAAATCCATATTGAAGGCATGAAACGTTGTGAacgttttttcaagcatatcatagttAGTGGTATTATCTACAcagagtttcaatttagaagtaattctgaacatcgcagaattatattcagaaacagacttaaagtcttggagcctcagatgagcccaatcatatcgtgcttgtagaagagtgaccaactttaagttgtcatatctttcctttaagccattccacaaaacaagtggatctttgaatgtgagatattttattttcaaccCTTTATTAAGGTGATGGCACAAGAAAATCAAAGCCTTAGCACAATATTGGGTAGATGCTTTATTTCTATCTTTAACGGCGTCTCCAAGACTCATTGCATCTAAATGTATTTCAGCATCCAACACCAATGTCATATAGTTCTAGTCTGAAATATCAAGGGCAACaaactttcttttcataatatcagttataattaaaagaggagaaaaattataccttagtcttctcaaagagcttcttgagacggtagagtctcgtgctgataacgcgttatgaaatatagcttaaagtaacaatatagaacaaggaaaaacaagctaagagatatagaaaGAAACAaatgagagattcttatttcttcttcaattgtgtgttctTTCCATCTATTACAATGTctttatatatgcatgaaaaataaagaaatgtgtcattgaatatgtcattaagcatttgagagcaagatcatggaggaagatagACATCCACTATAATTTCTTATAACAGTGACTTTATAGAATAAGTTTTCCTTGAATAAATTCCAAATGCTCCGAACTTGCTAGAGATATTTGTTTAGTGGATCATGATTCGTGAGTCAACTATCTCATATTCTATAGTAATTAATTGTAATTCAATTGTCCCTTTTTCTACTAAAATAGGAGTGAGACAGGGTGATCCCTGTCACCATTTTTGTTTGTGCTAGTCATGAAATAGCTTAGTAGAATACAAAATACGTTGAAATATAAACCAAATTTCAACTTTAATACAAGGCATGCTAAATAGAATACAATTCGGCTAGGATTTGTTGATGACCTATTGTTGTTTTATAGGGGAAATGGTGTTTGTTAAGCTTCTTTTTAAATAAATTCAGTAGTTTTCTTTGGCATCTGACTTGGTAGTAAATCAAGGGAAGAGTTCACTCTATTTTGGTGGTGTGCCAAATGTTGTCCTTCAGGATATAATCCGGGCACCAGGATTCTCTATTGGATCCCTTCCTTTTAGGTATTCAGGGGTCCCCTGAGCTTAAAAAGATTGTCTATATGGCTATCAATCACTAATAGATAAGATGATAGAGAGAGTAACCTCTTGCACTGCTAAGTTCTTATCTTATGCAGGCGACTACAACTCATTAGAAGTGTTCTTATTGTTATTCAACAAATTTGCATCAAATATTGTTCACTATTGAACAAGTATGCAGGAAATTTCTACGGAATAGTAACACTAAATATTTCAAGAAGTCTTTAGTAGCATAGGATAAGCTTTGCCTACCATAATGAACTATCGAGTCATACTAAGTCAGTCTCAATAACCTATATCGAGTCATAAATGAACTACCGAGGTGTAACTACACGATTTATAACGCACCCTTCATATCCATATACATGCCTCTTGGTCACAATAACTGCTTGTTGCCCAACCCGATAACGGTCAAAATGCCCTAACTTAAATAGATCCATGTTTCAAGCCTTTACAATACTGCTAATGATGTAAAAAACctgtaaaaactcataaccacccatcatatTAATAAATTATGGATTTCTCTCGTCCGGCAAGAATCATTGCTTGTTTTGAGCTGCCCGATAGCATTCATTTTCATAACATATCTTATCCAAATGTGATAGTACAAATTCTAGGTCCATTAACTTCTTCTCATCCAGTACAAATTACTCGATCAACAACTCATacaaaatttcacctaaaacctcAAACGACATAGTTTGTGCACCATATAATTAACAACTCAAATATGTCAAATCTGTAGAAAAGCAACTTACAACTCAATGACTCCTCGAACATGTGATATTATTTTTCAATAAGTCTCTGAGTATCTATACAacttaatttatttgttttttctGAAACGATTAATAAAACTCAACCCATCTTAGCTCGTGCACTAAAACTACCTGACATAATTGCCATAGTCACATGGTGAGCCGTTACTCTATCAAATATGATGAAATTAGTTCCTTATGCAATATACAACCTTCTAGATGATGTAAAATCCTTCAATATGGTATATACATAGTAAATGTTATACTATATAAGCAAATCTAATCCAGTGTAAAATATACATTCTCAATAGACTTACCAGCCGATACTCAAACTAATTTAAAATCTTTTGGTAACGATCTGATAGGTTGTACTAAGTTCTAGCTTTATATTTagtattttgaggttttgaatagcctaatttgataatttatgacttgcgtgcgtggtcgtTTTGATTTTCAGAAAGTTTTGAATGTGATTTTTCATAAAAAATCTTATTTTGAACTAAAAGTTGTTAGAGTTGACCACAATCAATAATATTAGTAAATGATATTGAATCGGTATTTTAATAATTAtggtaggttcatatgatgattttggacttgtacgcatgtttggttggggtctcgAGTGACCCGAGGCCGTTTTGACGCTTACTAtgaaaagttaaaaaaatgagtttatgaactttgaaaatctttgagttttgatgcttgattcttgattgtagatattattttgggtatTTTGACCTTAACTagtgagttcgtatgaggtttataTACTTGTGTGGATATTAGGAATGGGGCcagagtggctcgggtgagtttaagATTGGTTTCAAACTGATTTTATACAGTTGGGATTTGCTGGTGTTGCAGATATCACATTTGTAATGGTCTACTAAAAATACGAGGTTCACATTTGCAAAACCTACCTCCCATTTTCGATGAGGGGCTGGGAAGGGCAAGCTTCACAATTGCAAAGCTGGTGCCGCATTTGCgactctcgcatttgcgatgaaggtgTCACATTTGCGACTACTGAGCCTCAGATGCCACTTCATAATTGCAACCATGTGGTTTACAATTAGGATATCTGCAGCTCGGTGAAAATAGGGGATTTCGGGATGAGCTGATTTATTCCATTTTTTAGACCTAGACTTCACCTAGAGGTAATTTTAGAGAGCAATTTCTTTCCAACTTCAATGGTTAGCAACTTTAActtattttgattaattttcattgcTTTTCATATAATTTCGTCCACAGATCTATATTTTCATagagtaaaaataagatttttgaaTAGAAACTTAGGATTTGAGATTTTAGAGagttagacctcgatttgaggttaGATCTCGAAACaaaacacatatttggactcgaggGCGAATGGACAATCGGGATTTTATCATAATTTTAGACTTTGACCAAGTGGGCCGTTGTTgattttttgttgactttttcaaatatATTAAAGATCGAACCTTTTTAGTACTGGGTATTTTCTAAAACTTGTTTTAACTTATTTGAGTATTAGTTGGCTAGATTCAAATGGTTTGAAGGTTTGTACTAAAGGAAAGGCGGTAGTTGGAGGGGTGATTTGTGTCGGAAATAGGTAAGTGTcctggttaaccttgatttgagataAATAGGATATAATTGGGTCTATTTGCTATTTGTTATATGTGTTGGGGGCGGCGTAtgtgcaaggtgatgagtgtatatgtaTTTGCTATGGGTTAAGCATGCGAGTAGAACTAGATTTATTTATAGTTCGTTATTTTATGTATTATTTCTTTCATGCTCTAATTAGATGGTGAAATTCTTTAACTGTTCTTATTTAAAATAATAGCTATGTTGATCTTGTTGTGATATTGGACATTAAGACTATTAAAATGATGATTTGTCTATTGGTACAAAAGTGATGATTATTTTTCATGTGGCGATTTATGTTCAATCACTCTTCTTGATATTGCTTGTGCTACCCACCTTGCTTGGTACTATTTTTATGTTTATGCTAAGTGAGAAAGAGTGAATTGTACAACGGTTGCTTCGTTCCTTGAGGATGAGTGATTATGCATGATTTGTGCATCCGTGCTGTGAGGTTGAGAGATATTGCACGACGACTATTTTCATGCGGTGATGATGAGTTATATATGTACGATGAGTGTTCTCGTGTAGCAAGGATTAGAGGTATATGCATGATGG
Protein-coding sequences here:
- the LOC104090019 gene encoding uncharacterized protein; the encoded protein is MDLQQQYREKGFKKYSELNSLLLVAERNNDLLMRNHENRSSGSTPLPKVDEVYSHYAKCGKGRGPVHSHGRGHGQGRNFSSVNHSPKKHNFQKWKGKDEKPKAKSSETECYHCGGKGHWKNICRIPKYLVELYQASLKNKGLGDNFVHDNEFGITHLDMTDFF